A single Hippocampus zosterae strain Florida chromosome 1, ASM2543408v3, whole genome shotgun sequence DNA region contains:
- the haus4 gene encoding HAUS augmin-like complex subunit 4: MGDESVVAGGLAFGNDDNVYKQVLASFPLCDMTEEDLSQNPQFYKLMTSLAHHVDKTGLTRPLKTDLEKAEQELLSQRRVWLQSESLHRALQEMSQDYRVRKHHATVSPDESMLYETMEKCLLVTQCARKLDPSNTTNKDRPSILGLTPQDVMALMPSEKNIQRMKQILPEELEKHLKTKCFSFLSYYRPEWERQSDSLKSSQLSHLSAQLDEDKKKVECLKESSWEKRALLQRQTQLYLSEMTNCVKLLQSFILENRLKIQPDLDRKKLDYFEGKCELILQKIMAEMVAIQLETYTTESISAHKEIRKTLELELADCQAEKQVLESTLSSFQILGKEFEALAAEYGELREKIEIKKWAQKEFTKYNAK; this comes from the exons ATGGGTGATGAATCGGTGGTCGCTGGCGGATTGGCGTTTGGTAACGATGACAATGTCTACAAACAGG TTTTGGCCTCTTTTCCACTTTGTGACATGACAGAGGAGGACCTGAGCCAGAACCCCCAATTTTATAAACTCATGACCAGTCTGGCACATCATGTGGATAAAACTGGACTGACTCGCCCACTGAAAACGGATCTGGAGAAG GCTGAGCAGGAACTGCTGAGCCAGCGGCGAGTCTGGCTGCAGTCCGAGAGCCTTCACAGAGCTCTGCAGGAGATGAGCCAAGACTACAGGGTCAGGAAGCATCATGCTACTGTATCGCCTGACGAGAGCATG CTTTACGAGACAATGGAGAAGTGCCTTCTTGTGACCCAGTGTGCAAGAAAGCTGGATCCTAGCAACACCACCAATAAGGACCGGCCTTCCATTCTGGGTTTGACCCCGCAAGATGTCATGGCGCTCATGCCTTCTGAGAAA AATATACAAAGAATGAAGCAGATTTTACCCGAAGAGCTGGAGAAACACCTCAAGACCAAATGTTTTAGTTTCCTCTCCTACTATCGACCTGAATGGG AGAGACAGAGTGACTCTCTGAAGAGCAGTCAGTTGTCTCATCTCTCTGCGCAACtggatgaagacaaaaaaaaagttgagtgtcTGAAGGAAAGCTCCTGGGAAAAGAGAGCGCTCCTCCAAAGGCAGACACAACTATACCTTTCT GAGATGACAAATTGTGTCAAGCTTCTTCAGTCTTTCATCCTGGAGAACCGCTTGAAAATCCAGCCTGATTTGGACAGGAAGAAGTTGGACTACTTTGAAGGCAAATGCGAATTAATTTTGCAAAAAATCAT GGCTGAAATGGTTGCAATTCAGCTGGAAACCTACACAACTGAGTCGATTTCCGCCCACAAAGAAATAAG AAAAACCCTGGAGTTGGAGCTGGCAGACTGCCAGGCGGAGAAACAGGTTTTAGAGTCAACTTTGTCTTCCTTTCAGATCTTGGGCAAGGAATTTGAGGCTCTGGCTGCAGAGTATGGGGAATTACgagagaaaattgaaataaaaaaatgggctcAGAAGGAATTTACCAAGTACAATGCCAAGTGA